A stretch of Mya arenaria isolate MELC-2E11 chromosome 14, ASM2691426v1 DNA encodes these proteins:
- the LOC128216238 gene encoding uncharacterized protein LOC128216238 → MKNTVRAMMILLVKALILVVAAATSTTTTTTSTPVTSTTDIPGTTTVTTATTFETTEVQTSTTSQTAAVTTESTLSTESLSTVDINGTTVTGNDTTVAGNGTTVASYSILTAPMQILCLEPHTIIGGAVISKGPYFANISSVVYTCFSGFSMSGPAQVLCSTNGTWNTNGTQCVPIDNKPKVDTKVTINQPIQAMPFWLMVALCVVFGLLGLLLLTCIFAFCAKTFGCFKRPCCQRRQDTPESFIVDDYESPTPVSSRPPETHRKKAVKPKDKWMPHSNQVRTINTSTQ, encoded by the exons ATGAAAAACACAGTACGTGCGATGATGATCTTGTTAGTGAAGGCTTTGATCCTAGTCGTAGCAGCAGCGACatcaacaacaactactacaacaTCAACACCTGTAACATCAACGACAGACATTCCAGGTACAACAACGGTTACCACTGCCACAACATTTGAGACGACAGAAGTACAAACATCGACAACATCGCAAACTGCAGCGGTGACAACCGAGTCGACGTTATCAACAGAATCACTATCGACTGTTGATATCAACGGCACCACCGTTACTGGCAATGACACCACCGTTGCTGGCAACGGCACCACCGTCGCTAGCTACAGCATTTTGACAGCACCGATGCAAATATTGTGCCTTGAGCCGCATACCATAATCGGAGGCGCAGTGATCTCTAAGGGCCCTTACTTTGCGAATATAAGTAGCGTCGTTTACACGTGCTTCAGTGGGTTTTCTATGAGCGGCCCTGCACAGGTACTCTGCTCGACAAATGGAACTTGGAACACCAACGGGACCCAATGCGTTCCCATTGATAATAAGCCGAAGGTTGATACAAAAGTGACTATAAACCAGCCTATTCAAG CTATGCCATTCTGGCTGATGGTGGCGCTGTGTGTCGTATTTGGTCTCCTGGGTTTACTACTACTGACCTGCATTTTTGCCTTCTGCGCGAAAACATTCGG ATGTTTTAAGCGACCTTGTTGCCAGAGACGTCAGGACACGCCTGAATCATTCATCGTTGATGACTATGAG TCGCCGACGCCCGTGTCCTCGCGGCCCCCGGAAACACACCGGAAAAAAGCGGTGAAACCAAAAGACAAGTGGATGCCACACTCAAACCAAGTGCGCACTATTAACACGAGCACACAGTGA